A section of the Pan paniscus chromosome 11, NHGRI_mPanPan1-v2.0_pri, whole genome shotgun sequence genome encodes:
- the LOC100974064 gene encoding small nuclear ribonucleoprotein E, whose translation MAYRGQGQKVQKVMVQPINLIFRYLQNRSRIQVWLYEQVNMRIEGCIIGFDEYMNLVLDDAEEIHSKTKSRKQLGRIMLKGDNITLLQSVSN comes from the coding sequence ATGGCGTACCGTGGCCAGGGCCAGAAAGTGCAGAAGGTTATGGTGCAGCCCATCAACCTCATCTTCAGATACTTACAAAATAGATCGCGGATTCAGGTGTGGCTCTATGAGCAAGTGAATATGCGGATAGAAGGCTGTATCATTGGTTTTGATGAGTATATGAACCTTGTATTAGATGATGCAGAAGAGATTCATTCTAAAACAAAGTCAAGAAAACAACTGGGTCGGATCATGCTAAAAGGAGATAATATTACTCTGCTACAAAGTGTCTCCAACTAG